In a genomic window of Deltaproteobacteria bacterium:
- a CDS encoding PIN domain-containing protein, whose protein sequence is MKVLVDTSIWSLALRRAGEISGEDRVLVSELRELINEVRVAIIGPIRQELLSGISTKAQFDTLKEHLHAFEDLPISREDYDRAAAFFNTCRQSGIQGSQIDFLICSVAAGAGLPIFTLDQDFLLYVKLLPIILYKPRGN, encoded by the coding sequence ATGAAGGTTCTTGTTGATACGTCAATATGGTCTTTAGCCTTGAGAAGAGCCGGTGAGATTTCGGGGGAAGATCGAGTCCTTGTTTCCGAACTCCGGGAACTGATCAATGAGGTTCGGGTAGCCATCATAGGACCCATTCGGCAGGAGTTACTCTCCGGTATCTCGACGAAAGCTCAATTTGACACCTTAAAAGAACATCTGCATGCTTTTGAAGATCTCCCCATTTCCCGGGAGGATTATGACAGGGCGGCAGCATTCTTCAATACATGCCGCCAATCGGGCATCCAGGGCTCCCAGATCGATTTTCTTATCTGTTCCGTCGCCGCAGGCGCCGGTCTGCCAATTTTCACATTGGACCAAGACTTCCTTCTTTATGTAAAACTCCTACCGATTATCCTTTACAAGCCACGGGGGAACTGA
- a CDS encoding type II toxin-antitoxin system VapB family antitoxin, whose translation MATNLAIDDKLIVEAQAIGGKKTKKDVVTEALHEYIQRRKQLQITSLFGNVDYAPDYDYKKTRSRE comes from the coding sequence ATGGCTACAAATCTCGCTATTGACGACAAGCTGATCGTGGAGGCGCAAGCCATCGGGGGTAAAAAAACGAAAAAAGATGTCGTAACGGAAGCCCTTCATGAGTATATTCAGAGAAGAAAACAATTACAGATAACTTCCCTTTTCGGTAACGTTGATTACGCACCGGACTATGACTATAAAAAAACGAGATCGCGTGAATGA